The Lutra lutra chromosome 10, mLutLut1.2, whole genome shotgun sequence genome contains a region encoding:
- the LOC125079970 gene encoding protein SET-like, whose amino-acid sequence MAPKRQSSLPPQTKKPRLPPAPKPGQTSTSQHLHKGEKEQQEAIEHIDEVQNEIDRLNEQASEEILKVEQKYNKLRQPFFQKRSELIAKIPNFWVTTFVNHPQVSALLGEEDEEALHYLTRVEVTEFEDIKSGYRIDFYFDENPYFENKVLSKEFHLNESGDPSSKSTEIKWKSGKDLMKRSSQTQNKASRKRQHEEPESFFTWFTDHSDAGADELGEVIKDDIWPNPLQYYLVPDMDDEEGEGEEDDDDDEEEEGLEDIDEEGDEDEGEEDEDDDEGEEGEEDEGEDD is encoded by the coding sequence ATGGCCCCCAAACGCCAGTCTTCGCTCCCGCCTCAAACGAAGAAACCGAgactgcctcctgcccccaagcCAGGGCAGACGTCAACATCTCAGCACTTgcataagggagaaaaagaacagcaagaagcaATTGAACATATTGatgaagtacaaaatgaaatagacagACTTAATGAACAAGCCAGTGAGGagattttgaaagtagaacagaaatataacaaactCCGCCAACCATTTTTTCAGAAGAGGTCGGAATTGATCGCCAAAATCCCCAATTTTTGGGTAACAACATTTGTCAACCATCCACAAGTGTCTGCACTGCttggggaggaggatgaagaggcgCTGCATTATTTGACAAGAGTTGAAGTGACAGAATTTGAAGATATTAAATCAGGTTacagaatagatttttattttgatgaaaacccTTACTTCGAAAATAAAGTTCTCTCCAAAGAATTTCATCTGAATGAGAGTGGCGATCCATCTTCAAAGTCCactgaaatcaaatggaaatctggAAAGGATTTGATGAAACGTTCAAGTCAAACACAGAATAAAGCCAGCAggaagagacagcatgaggaaCCAGAGAGCTTCTTCACCTGGTTTACTGACCATTCTGATGCAGGTGCAGATGAGTTAGGAGAGGTCATCAAAGATGATATTTGGCCAAATCCATTACAGTACTACTTGGTTCCCGATATGGAtgatgaagaaggggaaggagaagaggatgatgatgatgatgaagaagaagaaggattggAAGATATTGATGAAGAAGGAGATGAGGATGAAggtgaagaagatgaagatgatgatgagggggaggaaggagaggaggatgaaggagaagatgaCTAA